The genomic stretch GATAAGTGGACAAATTATAACAAGGGTTAAAAAAAAATCAAGATGGATCAAACTGGGTTATCCGCCTCATCCACGGAACTTGATTCATTCGTCAAAGCGGATTTATTTTATAATTGGGTCAGCGTTTTGGATTCGATCCTGTGCAGGATGTCCTTGATCTCGGGCAGGGCCTCATGCAGGGCGTCCACCAGGCTGGGATCGAACGCTTTTCCCCTCAGCGCCTCGATCTCGTTCAGGGCGTTCTCCATGGGCCAGCTTTTCTTGTAAGGGCGATCGGAAAGAAGCGCGTCGAGGACATCGGAGAGGGCCACGATCCGTCCCACCAGCGGGATCTCTTCGCTTTTCATACCCTGCGGATAACCCTTCCCATCCCAGCGTTCGTGATGCGTCAAGGCGATGCTGGAGGCGACTTTCATCAGGGAGCTGTTGTGCCCCGCCAGCAGTTCGGCGCCGATGGTGGTATGCGTCTTCATGATTTCCCACTCCTCCGGGTCCAGCTTTCCCTTTTTCAGGAGGATGGAGTCGGGGATGCCGATTTTTCCGATGTCATGCATGGGGCTGGAAGCGAGGATGA from Candidatus Aminicenantes bacterium encodes the following:
- a CDS encoding HD domain-containing protein, which encodes ILASSPMHDIGKIGIPDSILLKKGKLDPEEWEIMKTHTTIGAELLAGHNSSLMKVASSIALTHHERWDGKGYPQGMKSEEIPLVGRIVALSDVLDALLSDRPYKKSWPMENALNEIEALRGKAFDPSLVDALHEALPEIKDILHRIESKTLTQL